A DNA window from Aspergillus nidulans FGSC A4 chromosome V contains the following coding sequences:
- a CDS encoding SDR family oxidoreductase (transcript_id=CADANIAT00003812): MGDHALVFGASGITGWGVVNALLNDYPTPDAFDRVTALTNRPLAAQKSGWPASKKLNIVSGLDLLSGEQAALEKCMRNQVPQIDTVSHVYFFAYIYNSDNETEIRINVDLLRRAVTAVDNLSDKFAFVVLPTGVKASGFLSLTTYGVHLLDEFPFADKLPLTESLPAIPEPFKSKLFYYPQVKLLKRLSAGKAWKWCDVIPDIVVGFVPNNNAYCLAQWLALYLSLYREINGPGAEVVFPGTKSWTIKSNDSNQDIIGRFAVYASLHPEWSAGEWYNVADNAQWSTWSGVAPTDGPGPDPSVYIQENKGKCFEMEKKYGLKGGRVGNDKSLTIVSNFLMNQFDFDRQVDLTKMHAAWGSAKEETDVQGAWHVAFNRFRAANIIPSSFT, translated from the exons ATGGGAGATCATGCCCTAGTCTTCGGCGCGTCCGGCATCACCGGCTGGGGAGTCGTCAATGCGTTGCTCAACGACTATCCAACCCCAGACGCCTTTGACAGAGTTACTGCATTGACGAATCGGCCTCTTGCCGCACAGAAATCTGGGTGGCCGGCGTCGAAGAAACTGAATATTGTTTCCGGGTTGGATCTCCTGTCTGGCGAACAGGCCGCATTGGAAAAGTGCATGCGGAATCAAGTCCCCCAGATCGACACCGTTAGCCATGTCTATTTCTTTGCGTACATCTACAACTCCGATAATGAGACTGAGATCCGAATCAATGTTGATCTACTACGGAGAGCCGTCACCGCAGTAGACAACTTGAGCGATAAGTTTGCATTTGTGGTGTTGCCAACTGGAGTCAAGGCAAGTGGATTCCTTTCCTTGACG ACCTACGGAGtccatcttctcgacgaATTCCCCTTTGCGGACAAGCTTCCCTTGACAGAGTCTCTACCTGCCATCCCCGAGCCGTTCAAGTCGAAGCTGTTTTACTACCCCCAGGTCAAGCTTCTCAAACGCCTTTCCGCCGGCAAAGCGTGGAAATGGTGTGATGTTATTCCTGACATCGTCGTTGGCTTTGTCCCCAACAACAACGCCTACTGCCTGGCTCAATGGCTTGCCCTCTACCTCAGTCTCTACCGTGAAATCAATGGACCAGGTGCAGAGGTTGTCTTCCCCGGcacgaagagctggactATCAAGAGCAACGACAGTAACCAAGATATTATCGGCCGGTTCGCTGTCTACGCCAGCCTGCATCCAGAGTGGAGCGCAGGGGAGTGGTACAACGTGGCCGACAACGCACAGTGGTCCACCTGGTCG GGAGTGGCGCCTACAGACGGACCGGGCCCGGATCCCAGCGTATACATCCAGGAGAACAAGGGGAAATGCtttgagatggagaagaagtatGGGCTCAAAGGCGGCAGGGTGGGAAATGACAAGAGCCTGACGATCGTCTCCAACTTTCTCATGAACCAGTTCGACTTTGACCGGCAGGTCGATCTGACCAAGATGCATGCCGCGTGGGGGAGCGCGAAGGAAGAGACCGACGTCCAGGGAGCCTGGCATGTTGCCTTCAATCGCTTCCGCGCTGCCAATATTATTCCTAGCTCCTTTACCTAG
- a CDS encoding uncharacterized protein (transcript_id=CADANIAT00003810), with translation MSAAADYKSAHRDDEPKAVLEALEHVSEADRMLVHFPILQDKSHEELELLNKAVLRRLDWYFLPCVTMMLLMSYLDRINVSNARLAGMQEDLHMSDTTWSAGISLFYVGYIISQVPANVFIAKGKPSILMPSIMLAWSAVTLCMPALTSGWGFCLCRFLVGFTEGPFIPAVSLLTSSWYTKKESPLRMGIWHAGNIISNVFSGLLAAAILTNMDGIARLRSWQWFILLEGIVSVLVAVAAYRFLPNFPDNTSRRWFSEEEAAMAQYRQLISAGGIHEGAEGQGDYWGGVILAAKDPFTWFFAAIHFSLIIAQSFKDFFPSIVETLGFSEVVTYLVQAPPYVIAYFATLAISWSSGRLLEHCWHIIVPILVALGGAVLMISTLNVGARYFSLILLCTGPFVGLNIQISWETTVVPRPRTKRAALIAIANCVSSISHWFTPYFFLTSQEPRYQTGGGIIIAGCGLTAIFCLLARWWCVRKNKQLDEAEAATGDVTDWRYAT, from the exons atgtcagcagcagcagactacAAATCAGCGCACCGGGACGATGAGCCCAAGGCCGTGCTTGAAGCCCTTGAGCACGTTTCAGAGGCCGACCGCATGCTGGTCCACTTCCCCATCCTACAGGACAAGTCCCACGAGGAGTTGGAACTGTTGAACAAAGCCGTCCTGCGCAGGCTGGATTGGTACTTTCTGCCATGTGTGACAATGATGCTCCTTATGAG TTACCTCGACCGCATCAACGTCTCAAATGCCCGTTTGGCTGGCATGCAAGAGGACCTGCACATGTCTGATACGACCTGGTCAGCCGGGATCTCGCTCTTTTACGTCGGGTACATCATCTCCCAGGTCCCCGCCAACGTCTTCATCGCCAAGGGGAAACCGAGTATTCTGATGCCCTCAATCATGCTGGCGTGGTCAGCGGTCACGCTCTGCATGCCCGCGCTGACCTCCGGCTGGGGGTTCTGTCTCTGCCGATTCCTGGTCGGCTTCACCGAGGGTCCTTTTATCCCTGCTGTTTCTCTCCTCACCTCGTCCTGGTACACGAAGAAGGAGTCCCCACTGCGAATGGGGATCTGGCATGCAGGCAATATCATCTCCAATGTGTTCTCTGGTCTCCTGGCCGCTGCGATCCTCACCAACATGGATGGAATAGCGCGTCTTCGTTCATGGCAGTGGTTCATTCTGCTTGAGGGAATAGTAAGTGTGCTTGTCGCCGTGGCGGCATATCGTTTCCTGCCGAATTTCCCGGATAACACCAGTCGCCGCTGGTTctctgaggaggaggcggccaTGGCGCAGTATCGGCAGTTGATCTCTGCCGGGGGAATACACGAGGGCGCAGAAGGGCAGGGCGATTACTGGGGAGGAGTGATACTGGCGGCCAAAGACCCATTTACCTGGTTTTTCGCCGCCATCCATTTCTCGCTGATCATTGCACAGTCATTCAAGGATTTTTTCCCCTCG ATTGTCGAGACACTTGGATTCAGCGAAGTCGTCACCTATCTCGTGCAGGCGCCGCCCTATGTGATTGCATATTTTGCAACTCTGGCTATCTCCTGGTCATCTGGAAGACTTCTGGAGCACTGTTGGCACATCATTGTCCCGATTCTGGTTGCCCTCGGCGGCGCAGTGCTCATGATATCCACACTGAACGTGGGAGCCCGCTATTTCAGTCTCATTCTGCTCTGTACCGGCCCATTTGTTGGCCTTAAT ATCCAAATCTCTTGGGAGACAACCGTCGTGCCGCGGCCAAGGACTAAACGGGCGGCGTTGATCGCGATTGCCAACTGCGTGTCTTCTATCTCGCACTGGTTCACGCCGTACTTTTTCCTTACCTCCCAAGAACCACGATACCAAACTGGTGGAGGAATAATCATTGCGGGATGTGGACTCACGGCTATATTCTGTCTTCTGGCGAGATGGTGGTGCGtgaggaagaacaagcagcTGGACGAGGCAGAGGCGGCGACAGGCGATGTCACAGACTGGAGATATGCTACTTGA
- a CDS encoding GPI anchored serine-threonine rich protein (transcript_id=CADANIAT00003811), with the protein MVRLLPLTLTLGASALATERVGYVDCGSKCMPPGNSCCGDGIYCRPGTYCVVNGCCPIGEVCTGPGGTITEWFDVTTTATLTGTTTVTDDVEPTEAPPEDSTTTATSSTSSRPGIPTSSESQPTQSPTESTPVPPVFTGGQSGLRPGVGAVAGLIAGAVLL; encoded by the exons ATGGTCCGACTTCTGcctctcactctcacccTCGGCGCCTCTGCACTGGCAACCGAGCGC GTAGGCTATGTCGACTGCGGGAGTAAATGCATGCCACCTGGCAACAGCTGTTGCGGGGATGGCATCTACTGTCGACCAGGCACCTACTGCGTCGTTAACGGCTGCTGCCCGATCGGTGAAGTTTGCACCGGGCCTGGGGGCACCATTACCGAATGGTTCGACGTCACTACTACAGCGACCCTGACCGGCACTACCACCGTTACCGACGATGTTGAGCCCACTGAAGCGCCGCCGGAGGACTCCACTACCACTGCCACCTCGTCTACCAGCTCACGGCCGGGTATCCCCACGTCGAGCGAGTCCCAGCCGACCCAGTCGCCGACCGAGTCTACTCCGGTGCCTCCTGTCTTCACCGGCGGCCAATCTGGCTTGCGCCCGGGCGTTGGTGCTGTTGCAGGCCTTATCGCTGGAGCCGTCTTGCTATAA
- a CDS encoding uncharacterized protein (transcript_id=CADANIAT00003813), with the protein MSQFGYGQSKPTYQITAFDGAKYVMRKKPPGKLVSQSAHKVEREVLNALEQTELPVPRVFCLCVDEGVIGTPFYIMEYLDGRIYKDPTFPGVSAEERTALYIFNQHNAVLIEVRS; encoded by the exons ATGAGCCAG TTTGGGTATGGCCAATCCAAGCCAACCTACCAGATTACAGCTTTCGATGGCGCAAAATATGTGATGCGCAAGAAGCCCCCGGGCAAGCTGGTGTCACAGTCCGCCCACAAGGTAGAGCGTGAAGTCCTCAACGCTCTCGAGCAAACCGAACTTCCTGTTCCCAGGGTATTCTGTCTTTGCGTCGACGAGGGGGTTATCGGCACGCCGTTCTATATCATGGAGTATCTGGATGGGCGCATATACAAGGATCCAACCTTTCCTGGCGTTTCTGCTGAGGAGAGGACGGCCCTGTATATATTTAACCAGCACAATGCGGTGTTAATCGAGGTGAGGAGCTGA
- a CDS encoding uncharacterized protein (transcript_id=CADANIAT00003807), protein MIPRIMESHEKTVATQVLTEKRTVYMIDSLHPDAVEHAKMLWNVVLPGDKKLNNWREHATAVLVRGSYVTADDIARAPNLIAIGKHGVGIDKIDQAACAKRGIKILNTPGANSRDVAELVVTLALTVARSIRSITTRQMTAPVPKETCKGLTLRRRTVGIIGMGNIGRTVAEIFHGGFDTKLVAYDAYTPDDAWPHLPHHRAQSVQEVLETADVLTLHVPLTDETHNLISYEQLRQMKPDAILINAARGGIVNERDLVRVLSEGHLWGAGLDCHEQEPPSVERYGKLWENLNVVSTPHIGAATNTAQRASSMAAVENLYNYLCSIDAK, encoded by the coding sequence ATGATCCCCAGAATCATGGAATCCCACGAGAAAACAGTCGCAACCCAGGTGTTGACGGAGAAGCGAACCGTGTATATGATCGATAGCCTGCATCCAGACGCGGTCGAGCACGCAAAGATGCTCTGGAATGTCGTCCTCCCCGGGGATAAGAAACTGAACAACTGGCGAGAGCATGCAACAGCCGTCCTTGTCCGGGGATCGTATGTCACAGCCGACGACATCGCTCGTGCCCCCAACCTGATCGCCATTGGGAAGCACGGAGTCGGCATTGACAAGATTGACCAGGCAGCCTGTGCCAAACGGGGTATCAAGATCCTGAACACGCCGGGCGCCAACTCCAGGGATGTCGCTGAGCTTGTCGTCACTCTCGCATTGACCGTCGCGCGCAGCATCCGGTCGATTACTACACGACAGATGACAGCACCAGTACCGAAGGAGACATGCAAGGGATTGACACTCCGCAGGAGGACAGTAGGTATTATTGGGATGGGCAATATTGGTCGCACGGTGGCTGAGATCTTTCATGGAGGATTCGACACGAAGCTGGTCGCCTATGATGCCTATACGCCCGATGACGCCTGGCCTCACCTTCCGCATCACCGAGCACAAAGTGTgcaggaggttcttgaaACGGCGGATGTATTGACGCTGCATGTTCCATTGACAGATGAGACGCACAACCTCATCTCCTACGAACAGTTGCGACAGATGAAACCTgatgccatcctcatcaatgCAGCCCGAGGAGGCATTGTCAATGAACGGGACCTGGTTCGGGTGCTTTCTGAAGGTCATCTCTGGGGCGCTGGCCTTGACTGCCATGAGCAGGAGCCTCCATCTGTAGAAAGGTATGGCAAGCTGTGGGAGAACTTGAACGTGGTGAGCACGCCGCATATTGGGGCGGCCACCAACACGGCGCAGAGGGCCAGTTCCATGGCAGCGGTGGAGAACTTGTATAATTACCTATGCAGTATTGATGCGAAATAA
- a CDS encoding uncharacterized protein (transcript_id=CADANIAT00003808), which produces MGLIADTKKAFRETPKGIFNIYLFSVTWIFALAGVAKGFDEDDEYAGTKGWIVSIATAGAVFGCLCSVPINDRVGRRWTLRLGTLVYIAGVLGQGLSGGSLAGLYASRVISGMGIGVTTIVPPVYISEISPKAIRGLLTLQYAACQQLGVVLGFFINYGVTKKYANTDTQWILPTLLQLLPAAIWGVGTFLCPESPRWLLSVGRKEEAAAALSRLRHLHAGHSVIAGELAGMGSQIQHEHESVASASSWQLIKETLVPVENRRRFFLLFMATLFSQWSGANAITQYSPTIFGYLGIVGEEATFLATGIYGIVKFASTLAFALVIVDFVGRRRSLLVGISLQILTLVFVGAYLGATKDMTIAGVKASRHAERASTAAIVAIYLHAVAWSIGWFSIPYLIGPEIFPTRIRSLNMSISMALHWAFYFGCSKAMPSLLAATHRWGAFLFFSCIGVLGLIYVSLAMPDTTGRSLEALDKLFERPWYTMYKVAYANQDELRAEQPGEMYSTIKGLQTSAEHVETA; this is translated from the exons ATGGGACTCATCGCTGACACGAAAAAGGCCTTTCGAGAAACCCCCAAGGGCATCTTCAACATCTATCTCTTCAGCGTGACTTGGATCTTTGCCCTGGCTGGTGTCGCCAAGGGGTTCGATGAAG ACGACGAGTATGCCGGAACGAAGGGGTGGATTGTGTCAATTGCCACTGCTGGCGCAGTCTTTGGCTGCCTGTGC TCCGTCCCCATCAATGACCGGGTCGGACGCCGCTGGACGCTGCGGCTAGGAACACTCGTGTACATCGCTGGTGTACTGGGACAGGGGCTGTCCGGCGGTAGTCTCGCGGGTCTGTATGCCAGCCGGGTCATCAGTGGCATGGGTATCGGTGTCACAACGATTGTCCCGCCAGTTTATATCTCAGAAATATCGCCCAAGGCCATCCGAGGCTTGCTGACTCTGCAGTATGCCGCCTGTCAGCAACTGGGCGTCGTTCtgggcttcttcatcaattACGGCGTCACCAAGAAGTATGCTAACACCGACACGCAATGGATACTGCCAACactcctgcagctcctccccGCAGCCATCTGGGGCGTAGGAACGTTTCTATGCCCTGAATCGCCGCGATGGCTGCTAAGTGTTGGCCgcaaagaggaagcagcCGCTGCGTTGTCGCGGTTGCGGCATCTGCACGCTGGGCATTCGGTCATCGCGGGCGAATTGGCGGGCATGGGTTCGCAGATCCAGCATGAGCATGAATCCGTtgcctctgcttcgtcaTGGCAGTTGATCAAGGAGACCCTTGTTCCGGTTGAGAATCGACGAAGATTCTTTCTCCTGTTCATGGCCACCCTCTTCTCTCAGTGGTCGGGCGCAAATGCCATTACTCAGTATTCGCCAACGATCTTCGGATACCTGGGCATTGTCGGAGAGGAGGCCACTTTCCTGGCGACAGGCATCTATGGTATTGTCAAGTTTGCGAGCACGCTGGCCTTTGCCCTGGTCATTGTAGACTTCGTTGGCCGCCGCCGATCTCTCCTGGTAGGGATCAGCCTGCAGATTCTCACACTGGTCTTTGTCGGAGCATATTTGGGCGCCACCAAAGATATGACAATCGCCGGGGTTAAGGCCTCTCGACATGCTGAACGAGCATCGACGGCGGCCATCGTTGCGATCTACCTGCATGCCGTAGCGTGGAGTATAGGCTGGTTCAGCATTCCCTACCTCATTGGGCCCGAGATTTTCCCCACGCGCATCCGATCCCTGAATATGTCCATCTCTATGGCCTTGCACTGGGCCTTCTACTTTGGCTGCTCCAAGGCGATGCCCAGTTTGCTCGCGGCGACACATCGCTGGGGTGCATTCCTGTTTTTCAGCTGCATCGGTGTGCTGGGGTTGATCTATGTATCGCTTGCCATGCCA GATACCACCGGGCGATCGCTGGAAGCGTTGGATAAGCTGTTTGAGCGACCATGGTACACGATGTATAAGGTTGCGTATGCCAACCAGGATGAGCTGCGGGCAGAACAGCCGGGGGAAATGTACAGCACCATAAAAGGGCTTCAGACCAGTGCTGAGCATGTCGAGACAGCGTAG
- a CDS encoding uncharacterized protein (transcript_id=CADANIAT00003806), which yields MSASSTPSRRPQACERCWKRKQKCDRLIPACTACREAGTRCSQRQVPVEPSEESNGLSHAALPGYIESLIQRIRALEALTSQKRRRVSSDDPDGDATPPMPPEGLDSSVQTALGEIGFLSRSAMAEPREGVSGFPRQLAMSEMIQAMLSLSGATPSQSRRSEAEAAPWNLLLVPDPRQLLSKDFVTPFLRCFLDRIHIYYLDFDRAELEQQCEAFFDRTSHETGEPSAAAQSYRDVSVFLAVSIGMLLSPQVGCVDLLAQSLHSAAVKLLPMILQCGNCFSEMHCLVLLVVYSMLSPNGGSTWHLLGLAMKRCIAFGMHKEQDTDSALPVKEFERKKSLLWTLYSLDRFVGEYAPAWTGHLASKTKTSPQQLGAVNADGQDAFEFHLLMYAKLISSIRDSDERCPFFHYKNICFWRDVPRELCLFLDQNETARDHLKQLSCRALIQILSLCIFSTSEIQVSEDPFLEIENDVRSSCEHMVDRMYRSLDGHAPAGFAFTDGYDVFAAGVAILCTADLALIQNLAPDSTGISKCVALLTAVGGRFDEVKVFRRVLLAASELRMGRHTEEEMRVSEQPSTPMTYRDLADSWPDAAPSAP from the exons ATGTCCGCCAGTTCCACCCCATCCAGGCGACCCCAGGCGTGCGAGCGCTGCTGGAAGCGGAAGCAGAAG TGCGACCGGCTGATTCCAGCCTGCACGGCCTGTAGGGAGGCTGGCACCCGTTGCAGTCAACGTCAGGTCCCGGTCGAGCCATCCGAGGAGAGCAATGGCCTCTCGCATGCGGCCCTGCCAGGCTATATCGAGTCACTGATCCAGAGGATCAGAGCGCTGGAAGCCTTAACGTCGCAGAAGCGACGGCGGGTATCATCGGACGATCCCGATGGAGATGCCACGCCGCCCATGCCGCCGGAAGGGCTGGACAGCTCAGTTCAGACAGCGTTGGGTGAGATCGGCTTCCTTTCACGCAGCGCTATGGCTGAGCCTCGTGAGGGGGTCAGCGGGTTCCCCCGGCAGCTCGCTATGAGTGAGATGATCCAGGCAATGCTGAGCCTCAGCGGTGCGACTCCATCCCAGTCCCGCCGTTCAGAGGCTGAGGCCGCACCCTGGAATCTACTCCTTGTGCCAGATCCTCGACAGCTGCTCAGCAAAGACTTCGTGACGCCGTTTCTACGCTGCTTTCTGGACCGTATCCATATTTACTATCTGGATTTTGACAGAGCAGAGCTGGAACAACAGTGTGAAGCCTTCTTCGATAGGACTAGCCATGAAACAGGGGAGCCATCTGCAGCTGCGCAAAGCTACCGAGACGTTAGTGTCTTTCTGGCCGTCAGTATCGGGATGCTCCTGTCGCCGCAGGTGGGCTGTGTCGATTTGCTGGCACAGAGTCTGCATTCAGCGGCCGTCAAACTTCTTCCCATGATCCTCCAATGCGGCAACTGTTTCAGCGAGATGCACTGCCTGGTACTGTTGGTGGTATATTCTATGCTGAGCCCCAACGGCGGGTCGACTTGGCATCTGCTGGGGCTAGCAATGAAGAGATGTATTGCCTTTGGGATGCATAAAGAACAAGACACAGATTCAGCACTGCCGGTAAAGGAATTCGAAAGGAAGAAGTCTCTCCTTTGGACGTTGTACTCGCTCGACCG ATTCGTAGGAGAATATGCACCAGCATGGACCGGCCATTTGGcatccaagaccaagacatcACCCCAGCA ACTAGGGGCTGTAAATGCTGACGGCCAAGATGCATTTGAATTCCACCTGCTCATGTACGCAAAGCTCATCTCGAGCATACGCGACAGCGATGAGCGCTGCCCCTTCTTTCACTACAAAAACATCTGCTTCTGGAGGGATGTTCCTCGTGAACTATGTCTGTTTCTGGACCAGAATGAGACTGCGCGTGATCATCTGAAGCAGCTGTCGTGCAGGGCGTTGATCCAGATCCTTTCCTTGTGTATTTTCTCTACCTCTGAAATCCAGGTCTCTGAAGACCCCTTTCTAGAAATTGAAAACGATGTGCGGAGCAGCTGCGAGCATATGGTCGATCGGATGTATCGCTCTTTAGATGGTCATGCACCAGCTGGGTTTGCCTTTACCGACGGCTACGACGTCTTTGCCGCCGGGGTTGCCATCCTCTGCACGGCGGACCTCGCATTGATCCAGAACCTTGCCCCAGATTCAACAGGAATAAGCAAATGCGTCGCGCTTCTCACAGCAGTGGGTGGGCGCTTTGACGAGGTCAAGGTGTTCCGGAGGGTCTTGTTGGCAGCCTCAGAGCTGCGGATGGGGAGGCatacagaggaggagatgagggTAAGCGAGCAGCCATCCACGCCTATGACATACCGAGACTTAGCTGACAGCTGGCCAGATGCTGCTCCATCTGCCCCCTGA
- a CDS encoding ferritin-like domain-containing protein (transcript_id=CADANIAT00003809), producing the protein MHPHVLIALGFFYSAVAAPVTKTVTTGQNVVTQNGYTSAPYHGPYLGTPTITGAAKASKTLAASIDPKPPNPTATYYNAEGVPQQPMPAPYVPAGGLGTNGTLPRYMVNSDWDFESIALGVYQEYIELDLFHDGLARFSDADFEDAGLGPEMRSLIEFMANQEVGHATLLSNMLGEAAPKQCVYNYPYRSVREWVDFMQRVTRFGESGVWGFLSHLDSREVSQLLSQSISIESRQQMVFRQMAGLAPMPVWFENGWPQSWQWTMLAPYISACPEGQTRLAWQNFPTLRILNNPNINRINADETEDDGSEQVGNRITDPSISNLEESCIDAEGIGENCQAGIARNRSIPLSYPGKRLELEWEAPGKAVGPNNSYTTATTAGQPKFVGWSNQLNFTYTPLTVTGKNRGWTAQPGGVVFADDGIVNDTMAIMLTDTDLFVTPFNLTMLNPHIVALGLYQAG; encoded by the coding sequence ATGCACCCTCACGTCCTTATTGCCCTGGGTTTCTTCTACAGCGCTGTGGCTGCGCCAGTTACTAAGACTGTCACCACAGGCCAGAACGTTGTCACACAGAATGGCTACACCAGTGCCCCCTACCATGGCCCCTACTTAGGGACGCCCACCATTACGGGGGCAGCCAAAGCTTCGAAGACGCTGGCTGCCTCAATTGATCCCAAGCCACCCAACCCAACAGCAACCTACTACAACGCTGAGGGGGTGCCCCAGCAGCCCATGCCGGCCCCTTACGTGCCAGCCGGAGGACTCGGGACGAACGGAACCCTCCCCCGGTACATGGTCAACAGCGACTGGGACTTTGAGTCCATCGCCCTAGGAGTCTACCAGGAATATATAGAGCTAGACCTCTTCCACGATGGGCTTGCTAGGTTCTCGGACGCGGACTTTGAGGATGCTGGATTGGGTCCAGAGATGCGCTCCCTTATCGAGTTCATGGCCAACCAGGAGGTCGGCCACGCCACCCTGCTCAGCAACATGCTCGGTGAGGCCGCGCCCAAGCAGTGCGTCTACAACTATCCGTACCGGTCAGTCCGCGAATGGGTCGACTTTATGCAACGGGTCACCCGATTCGGAGAGTCTGGTGTCTGGGGTTTTCTGTCTCATCTCGACTCCCGCGAGGTCTCCCAGCTACTTTCCCAGTCTATTTCCATCGAGTCCCGCCAGCAGATGGTCTTCCGCCAGATGGCTGGGCTCGCGCCTATGCCTGTCTGGTTCGAAAACGGATGGCCGCAGTCCTGGCAGTGGACCATGCTGGCGCCGTATATCAGCGCCTGTCCCGAGGGCCAAACGCGCCTCGCCTGGCAAAACTTCCCTACCCTGCGCATTCTCAACAATCCGAATATCAACCGTATAAATGCTGATGAGACCGAGGACGATGGGAGCGAGCAGGTTGGGAACCGCATCACCGACCCCTCGATCTCCAACCTCGAGGAGAGCTGCATTGACGCCGAAGGTATCGGCGAGAACTGCCAGGCGGGAATAGCCCGAAATCGAAGCATTCCTCTCTCTTACCCTGGCAAGAGGTTAGAATTGGAGTGGGAAGCCCCCGGAAAGGCTGTCGGCCCAAACAACTCGTACACCACCGCGACGACTGCGGGGCAGCCCAAGTTCGTTGGATGGAGCAACCAGCTGAATTTCACCTACACCCCCTTGACCGTCACGGGCAAGAACCGGGGATGGACGGCCCAGCCGGGAGGGGTTGTGTTTGCGGACGATGGAATCGTCAACGATACAATGGCGATCATGCTGACGGACACCGACTTGTTTGTCACGCCTTTCAACTTGACCATGCTCAACCCGCATATTGTGGCGCTGGGACTGTACCAGGCTGGCTAA